Proteins encoded in a region of the Mucilaginibacter sabulilitoris genome:
- a CDS encoding glycoside hydrolase family 76 protein has translation MKFINNYLRFIVSAGALVVCFQSLSAQQKALTAVYQQRAESMYANIWKRYRVPSQKGLFSENYPSNKKDTLNYFQGSGVKEKEVSFLWPFSGVFSATNALLKISSVKAKYKPYQDSLVTGVEQYHDTVRKPAGYQAYPVEFEKTDRYYDDNGLVGIDYMESYFNTKNPLYLQRAKAVFDFILSGWNDDVGGGVTWLEGHKDQKPACTNGMATLTALKIYQGSEDKYYLEQGKKFYTWMYKTLRDPANGIIANDVKLDGKQNLTFYTYNTGSLLEAAVMLYQFTGEKQYLEQAKRLAADSYKYYTSVPHNKNLTMYIDLPWFVTVLFRGYEALYKVDGNYQYIAAIENDLNYAWQNSRDQYGLITNNWTPNPDVLKKPKWLLDEACIAELYARLSIL, from the coding sequence ATGAAATTTATAAATAACTATTTACGATTTATTGTTTCTGCCGGGGCTCTGGTTGTATGTTTTCAATCATTATCAGCGCAGCAAAAAGCACTCACTGCCGTATACCAGCAACGTGCCGAAAGCATGTATGCCAATATCTGGAAACGCTACCGTGTACCGTCACAAAAAGGGTTGTTCTCTGAAAACTATCCATCCAACAAAAAGGATACGCTTAACTATTTCCAGGGGAGTGGTGTTAAAGAGAAAGAGGTGAGTTTTTTATGGCCGTTCTCGGGTGTGTTTTCGGCTACCAATGCGCTGCTGAAAATATCATCGGTAAAAGCTAAATACAAACCTTACCAGGATAGTTTGGTAACGGGGGTAGAGCAATACCATGATACGGTCCGTAAACCTGCAGGCTACCAAGCCTACCCTGTAGAATTTGAAAAAACAGATCGTTACTACGACGATAACGGGCTGGTGGGTATCGATTATATGGAATCGTACTTCAATACTAAAAACCCGTTGTACCTACAACGCGCCAAGGCCGTTTTCGACTTTATTTTAAGCGGATGGAACGATGACGTTGGCGGCGGCGTAACATGGCTGGAGGGCCATAAAGATCAAAAACCCGCCTGTACCAATGGCATGGCCACGCTTACGGCGCTGAAAATTTACCAGGGCAGCGAAGATAAATATTACCTGGAGCAAGGTAAAAAGTTTTATACATGGATGTACAAAACCCTGCGCGACCCGGCCAACGGCATTATTGCCAACGATGTAAAGCTTGATGGTAAACAGAACCTTACTTTTTACACGTATAACACCGGGTCGTTACTGGAAGCGGCTGTAATGCTCTATCAGTTCACCGGCGAAAAGCAATATCTTGAACAGGCTAAACGGCTTGCAGCGGATAGCTATAAATATTATACGAGTGTGCCGCATAATAAGAATTTAACCATGTATATAGACCTGCCATGGTTTGTAACAGTGCTGTTTCGTGGGTATGAGGCCCTTTATAAGGTAGATGGTAATTATCAGTATATAGCTGCCATTGAAAATGACCTGAACTATGCCTGGCAAAACTCCCGCGACCAGTACGGCCTGATCACAAATAACTGGACGCCAAACCCCGATGTGTTAAAGAAACCCAAATGGCTCCTAGATGAAGCGTGTATAGCGGAACTGTACGCCCGCCTGAGCATCCTGTAA
- a CDS encoding glycoside hydrolase family 76 protein — MKTNQFTKLLAACIMLGVSFAACKKDQAPSFVKPPVDETVTGGNKLKTQGTSSAYYIKAGETHNFVYGNLLTTYNSYRVNTTTQTTTAYEWYNISQIYADAAMVKLGATAYAPYMNNTFAWMNNMWDGANPNGGYYASANVNGTGASGDKYADDNALSGVAYLDAYDVTTGTTQTNYLNSAKACANWLMNSGQWDNTYGGGFWWNTVKESKPTQTNGLALQLFLRLYQITGQTYYRDWAISIKNWLLTNMLDTSTGLYIWKIDGAGSGTKHTEKFTYDNAIMVEAFLLYGQIMADNTYITKAQNLGSSMNTTLWNSTYHVYIFNTTDGRINPAWCVWGSQAMIKLYQRDGNTAWLDYAQQNIDYMNSKLRNTTNLGYYHFCNFDGSSVETRQEGVDQAWMQRSQAMLSDYR; from the coding sequence ATGAAAACTAATCAATTCACAAAGCTATTGGCAGCATGTATCATGCTGGGCGTCAGCTTTGCCGCCTGCAAAAAAGACCAGGCCCCATCCTTTGTAAAACCGCCTGTTGATGAAACAGTCACAGGGGGAAATAAGTTAAAAACGCAGGGTACCAGCTCGGCTTATTACATTAAAGCCGGCGAAACGCACAATTTTGTGTATGGTAATTTATTAACCACTTACAACAGTTACAGGGTTAATACAACCACCCAAACCACCACCGCTTATGAGTGGTATAACATCAGCCAGATATATGCCGATGCTGCTATGGTAAAGTTGGGCGCTACAGCATATGCCCCATACATGAATAATACTTTTGCCTGGATGAATAACATGTGGGATGGCGCAAACCCTAACGGTGGTTACTACGCCTCAGCCAACGTGAATGGTACCGGGGCATCGGGTGATAAGTATGCGGATGATAATGCTCTTTCGGGAGTGGCGTACCTTGATGCTTATGATGTTACCACCGGGACAACCCAAACCAATTATCTTAATTCCGCTAAGGCATGTGCAAACTGGCTGATGAATAGCGGTCAGTGGGACAATACCTACGGCGGTGGTTTTTGGTGGAACACAGTTAAAGAAAGTAAGCCGACGCAAACCAATGGTTTGGCACTACAATTATTCCTGAGGCTATACCAGATCACCGGTCAAACCTATTACAGGGATTGGGCCATATCTATAAAAAACTGGTTGCTAACTAATATGCTGGATACAAGCACCGGGCTGTATATCTGGAAAATTGATGGCGCAGGCAGCGGAACCAAACACACCGAAAAGTTTACCTATGATAACGCGATAATGGTAGAAGCCTTTTTATTATATGGGCAAATCATGGCAGATAATACCTACATAACCAAAGCGCAAAACCTGGGCAGTAGCATGAACACCACCTTATGGAACAGCACTTACCATGTTTACATATTTAACACCACCGATGGCAGGATAAACCCGGCCTGGTGCGTTTGGGGGTCGCAGGCTATGATAAAACTTTACCAAAGGGATGGCAATACAGCATGGCTTGATTACGCCCAGCAAAATATTGATTATATGAACTCCAAACTGCGTAATACCACCAATCTTGGGTATTACCATTTCTGCAATTTTGATGGCAGTAGCGTAGAGACCAGGCAGGAAGGCGTTGACCAGGCATGGATGCAGCGTAGCCAGGCAATGCTATCTGATTATAGATAA
- a CDS encoding GH92 family glycosyl hydrolase, with protein MKVKLNSGIALMALMLAGCSIKREGVSKYVDPNIGTAHSRWFFYTPAAVPYGMAKLAPSTNGHYGNASGWEAVGYDTRQNSIEGFVHFHEWQVGGISYMPTTGELRTTPGDLDGTVSGYRSKFDRKNQVAVPGYYKVLLDNYGITAELTATRRVGFQRYIFPKNDQSHIILDIGNKQGESGETTDASIKMLDGTHFEGYVITYPQYVRIYDPEGKVAMFFYGEISKKPETVTAFNGNKTQDNTTTAIGKGAGLVLNYKTAANETIEVKTGLSYTSIANAKENFTVEATGLSFEQAKKKAQQTWEEQLGKITVEGADVQSKTKFYTGLFHALLGRGIASDVNGAYPKHGGLTGQLPAQTDKNLKAEFINSDAIWGGFWNITQLWSLSYPEWYGSFVNTQLQLYKDKGWFGDGIANSEYVSGVGTNFVGLAVAGAYNSGIRNYDVNLAYEAVKANELNYNNRAVGSGKMDTKAFLEHGFVPFLDQTGRDFVTDSTGSNFSGSHTLEYSYSAFASAQMAKAMGKTEDYDKFIKYSNGWRQIFNPQNKLMQPKRANGSFIEKFDPYQPWRGFQEGNAVQYTFYVPQNPAGLIEAIGKDNFNKRLDSIFTVSEKLGFGGGKTIDAFAGINSIYNHGNQPNLHISWLFNFSGKPWLTQKWTRLIGQEFYGTEPIHGYGYGQDEDQGQLGSWYVMNALGLFDVKGLTDLRPIIELGSPLFDKATITLGNRQTLTIETKNNSEDNVYVQSAAFNGKSLDNCWLYRDELMKGGKLTLIMGSQPNTNWGTKTPPPSAQ; from the coding sequence ATGAAAGTAAAGTTAAACTCAGGTATTGCTTTGATGGCTTTAATGCTCGCCGGGTGCAGCATTAAACGCGAAGGCGTTTCAAAATACGTCGATCCAAATATTGGTACGGCACATAGCCGCTGGTTTTTTTATACGCCTGCTGCGGTGCCTTATGGTATGGCTAAACTGGCACCCTCTACAAACGGGCATTATGGCAACGCATCGGGGTGGGAAGCCGTGGGATACGACACCCGCCAAAACTCGATAGAAGGTTTTGTGCATTTTCATGAATGGCAGGTAGGTGGCATAAGTTATATGCCAACCACCGGCGAACTAAGGACAACTCCCGGCGACCTTGACGGCACGGTAAGCGGCTACCGTTCAAAATTCGACCGGAAAAACCAGGTTGCAGTACCCGGATATTATAAGGTGCTGCTCGATAATTATGGCATCACTGCCGAACTTACCGCTACCAGGCGTGTAGGTTTTCAACGGTATATCTTTCCTAAGAACGATCAATCGCACATTATTCTTGATATTGGTAACAAGCAGGGTGAAAGCGGCGAAACTACCGATGCCAGCATAAAAATGCTGGATGGAACACATTTTGAAGGTTATGTGATTACATACCCCCAATATGTTAGGATCTACGACCCGGAAGGTAAAGTAGCGATGTTCTTTTATGGCGAGATCAGCAAAAAGCCTGAAACCGTAACCGCGTTTAACGGTAATAAAACACAGGATAACACCACAACCGCTATAGGTAAAGGCGCCGGATTGGTATTAAATTACAAAACCGCCGCTAACGAAACCATCGAGGTTAAAACCGGCTTGTCGTACACTTCTATCGCCAATGCGAAAGAAAATTTCACAGTCGAAGCTACCGGACTGTCGTTTGAGCAGGCTAAAAAGAAGGCACAACAAACATGGGAAGAACAATTAGGCAAAATCACGGTTGAAGGTGCCGATGTGCAAAGCAAAACCAAGTTTTATACGGGCCTGTTCCACGCCTTACTGGGCAGGGGCATTGCCAGCGATGTTAACGGTGCATACCCCAAACATGGCGGTCTAACCGGGCAGCTACCTGCGCAAACAGATAAAAACCTGAAAGCCGAATTTATAAACAGCGATGCTATCTGGGGTGGTTTCTGGAACATTACCCAGTTATGGTCATTATCTTACCCGGAATGGTATGGCAGCTTTGTAAACACGCAGCTGCAGCTTTATAAAGATAAAGGTTGGTTTGGCGATGGTATCGCTAACAGCGAATACGTATCGGGCGTGGGTACCAACTTTGTTGGCCTCGCCGTAGCGGGGGCTTATAATTCAGGCATCCGTAATTACGATGTAAACTTGGCTTACGAGGCGGTTAAAGCAAACGAGCTGAATTATAACAACCGTGCTGTTGGATCGGGTAAAATGGATACGAAAGCATTTTTAGAGCATGGTTTTGTACCGTTTTTGGACCAAACCGGCCGCGACTTTGTTACCGATTCTACCGGCTCAAATTTCTCGGGTTCGCATACTTTGGAGTATAGCTACAGTGCCTTCGCGTCGGCTCAAATGGCCAAAGCCATGGGCAAAACGGAAGATTATGATAAATTCATCAAATATTCTAACGGGTGGAGACAGATCTTTAACCCGCAAAATAAACTGATGCAGCCAAAAAGGGCAAATGGTAGTTTTATAGAAAAATTTGACCCTTACCAGCCATGGAGGGGTTTCCAGGAAGGTAACGCGGTGCAATACACTTTCTATGTGCCGCAAAACCCGGCCGGGCTTATTGAGGCCATTGGGAAGGATAATTTTAACAAACGTTTAGACAGCATTTTTACCGTGTCAGAAAAACTTGGTTTTGGCGGCGGTAAAACCATAGATGCATTTGCAGGCATCAACTCTATTTACAACCACGGCAATCAGCCCAACCTGCATATCAGCTGGTTGTTCAATTTCTCGGGCAAACCGTGGCTAACCCAGAAATGGACAAGGCTTATCGGTCAGGAGTTTTATGGTACCGAACCCATCCACGGTTATGGCTACGGGCAGGACGAAGACCAGGGGCAGTTAGGCTCATGGTATGTAATGAACGCCCTGGGCTTGTTTGATGTAAAGGGATTAACAGACCTCCGCCCGATAATTGAACTGGGCAGTCCGCTGTTTGACAAGGCAACTATCACGCTGGGTAACAGGCAAACGCTTACCATCGAAACAAAGAACAATTCGGAAGATAACGTGTACGTGCAATCGGCTGCGTTTAACGGCAAATCATTAGACAATTGCTGGCTATACCGCGATGAGTTGATGAAGGGCGGCAAATTAACATTGATCATGGGCAGTCAGCCGAATACCAACTGGGGCACAAAAACACCGCCGCCATCGGCACAGTAA
- a CDS encoding glycoside hydrolase family 76 protein, giving the protein MRKVIFGLMAVAVITAVSCGKNKEVTPGGSGTKPSVDPPETATSYLDLSKETRSFISNNLLTSKFSYRANTTTHATNCFEWYNASQIYADAALVAAGDETALPYMNKTFAFMESFWDKTDLRGGYFASVNLDGTGAGGDKFVDDNGLTGMVYLEAYNVATGADKQVYLDKAKACADWLINSGLWDNTYGGGFWWNTAKPNKPSQSNGVAMQLFSKLYTLTGNTEYRNWATKVNNWLRTNMFDSSTGLYIWMVDGAGTGTKHIEKFTYDNAIMIEADILYGKAMNDASYLTKAQAIGNAMNTVLWNASYKGYIFNTDPTQTRVNPAWCGWGTQGMIRLYEQDKDAKWLTYAKNNIDALNKVARNKDTHAYYYFAGFTGNDRAPEIEGVDQAWMQRIQAMMHKYE; this is encoded by the coding sequence ATGAGAAAAGTAATATTCGGGTTGATGGCTGTCGCGGTAATAACGGCAGTGTCGTGTGGTAAGAATAAAGAGGTGACACCGGGCGGCAGTGGCACAAAGCCATCCGTAGACCCTCCGGAAACCGCCACATCCTACCTGGACCTGTCAAAGGAAACGCGTAGCTTTATAAGCAATAACCTGCTTACCTCAAAGTTTAGCTACCGCGCCAACACTACAACGCATGCAACCAATTGCTTTGAATGGTATAACGCCAGTCAAATCTATGCAGATGCCGCATTGGTAGCCGCCGGCGACGAAACAGCACTGCCGTACATGAACAAAACCTTCGCCTTTATGGAAAGCTTTTGGGATAAGACTGATCTGCGTGGCGGTTACTTTGCCTCGGTAAACCTGGATGGTACAGGTGCCGGAGGTGATAAATTTGTGGATGATAACGGCCTAACTGGTATGGTTTATCTGGAAGCTTACAACGTTGCCACAGGTGCTGATAAACAGGTTTATCTGGATAAGGCCAAAGCATGCGCCGATTGGCTGATAAATAGTGGCCTTTGGGATAATACGTATGGCGGTGGCTTTTGGTGGAATACCGCGAAGCCAAACAAGCCATCACAATCAAACGGGGTTGCTATGCAGCTTTTTTCCAAGTTATATACCTTAACCGGTAATACCGAATACCGGAACTGGGCCACAAAAGTGAACAACTGGCTGCGTACCAATATGTTCGACTCATCAACCGGTCTGTACATCTGGATGGTTGACGGTGCTGGTACGGGCACCAAACACATCGAAAAATTTACTTATGATAATGCTATTATGATAGAGGCAGATATCCTGTATGGCAAGGCTATGAACGATGCCAGCTATTTAACAAAAGCGCAGGCAATAGGTAATGCCATGAACACCGTTTTATGGAATGCATCATACAAAGGCTATATATTTAATACCGACCCAACCCAAACACGTGTAAATCCTGCCTGGTGCGGATGGGGTACACAGGGTATGATCAGGCTATATGAGCAGGACAAGGATGCCAAGTGGCTTACATATGCCAAAAATAATATTGATGCCTTAAACAAAGTGGCCAGGAACAAGGATACACACGCCTATTATTATTTTGCGGGGTTTACAGGCAACGACCGTGCGCCCGAAATTGAAGGGGTTGACCAGGCATGGATGCAACGGATCCAGGCAATGATGCACAAATACGAATAG
- a CDS encoding SusE domain-containing protein, whose translation MKKLIRLSSVILLAIIAISACKKEGRPLNLSLTPVGTLASPADNVDVKLDPTSNGSVLFKWESAAATDGTLVLYEVAFDKAGGDFSKPVYKIVSDGAGVQTQLTLTHKDLNKIANTAGIASSTTGKLIWTVITSKGTNAKAATVSRTIQLERPAGFAENPAELYLTGSATEGGTDRAKAVKLKRVDDGVFETYTSLKAGDYILIDKAGDGGKQYYVESGIIKEGSNPVTVSGAQKTFRLNFDFTSATAKSVEIQSIGLFMSAYNTEIGTLNYTANGVFEAPNVAVEFYQFSWGRDERYKFILHTAAGLEYMGSSAQNNDPPAGKPAAYFYLLPVTNDQWNNTYKFDPSADKKHVKVDVMFTQDALTHKVTVL comes from the coding sequence ATGAAAAAATTGATCAGGCTGAGCAGTGTAATACTGCTCGCCATTATCGCAATTAGCGCCTGTAAAAAGGAAGGCAGGCCCTTAAACCTGAGCTTAACCCCGGTTGGTACCTTAGCTTCGCCGGCTGATAACGTTGATGTGAAGTTAGATCCTACCAGCAATGGATCGGTATTATTTAAATGGGAATCCGCCGCCGCTACAGATGGTACGCTGGTGTTGTACGAAGTTGCCTTTGATAAAGCCGGCGGCGATTTTAGCAAGCCGGTTTACAAAATAGTATCAGACGGCGCAGGCGTACAAACACAGCTTACCCTTACGCATAAGGATCTGAACAAAATTGCCAATACGGCGGGTATAGCCTCGTCAACTACAGGCAAATTAATATGGACGGTTATTACCTCAAAAGGTACGAACGCTAAAGCGGCTACGGTTTCAAGAACGATCCAGTTAGAAAGGCCTGCCGGTTTTGCCGAAAACCCTGCCGAGCTTTACCTTACCGGGTCGGCAACTGAAGGCGGCACCGACCGTGCCAAAGCGGTGAAGCTTAAAAGGGTGGATGACGGCGTGTTTGAAACATATACTTCACTAAAGGCCGGCGACTATATCCTTATTGATAAAGCAGGCGATGGCGGCAAACAGTACTATGTGGAGAGTGGCATCATCAAAGAAGGCAGCAACCCGGTCACGGTTAGCGGCGCGCAAAAGACTTTCCGCTTAAATTTTGATTTTACCTCGGCTACCGCAAAATCTGTCGAGATCCAATCTATCGGGTTATTTATGTCGGCTTACAACACCGAGATTGGTACACTTAATTATACGGCCAATGGTGTATTTGAGGCACCGAATGTGGCTGTTGAGTTCTACCAGTTCTCGTGGGGGCGTGATGAGCGTTATAAGTTTATCTTACATACTGCCGCAGGCCTGGAGTATATGGGTAGCAGCGCTCAAAACAACGATCCGCCTGCGGGCAAACCGGCTGCTTATTTTTACTTATTGCCGGTAACCAACGATCAGTGGAACAATACATACAAGTTTGATCCGTCGGCCGATAAAAAACACGTTAAGGTTGATGTCATGTTCACCCAGGACGCGTTAACACATAAAGTAACGGTGTTATAA
- a CDS encoding RagB/SusD family nutrient uptake outer membrane protein, with translation MKFLKKLLIVSVAVVAVSGCKKLDIAPTDRFSDLTFWKVDANVYNALYNNYSLIYNSSLYFDAEAISDNAYSSSGDLNIIASGNATSQTAKFAGDWNAYYSAIKSCNIFLKNINLNTTLPAAIKTRLVAETRFIRAFEHFNLAKWYGDVPIVDHDATPEEAQTISRSPKAAVVKFVLDELNAVVNDLPSKDALPATENGRITKGAALALQARVLLYQGDRMADVVVICEKLMNNQTTYGTYALAPSYSALFSDPTVNKTSNEVILSVQYVPTTRTWQNFWDFAPRTVGGRVSSMSPTQELVDDYIMLNGKDIKETGSGYAENNPYVNRDPRLTATVVYDKYVWVNPNNSTKTIYIKPGTDPVQPGLDEYSAGSQAASPTAYYWRKYFDPSALANFVSGNNLHLFRYAEILLDYAEAKQSLGQMDATVWNKTIGALRARAGFTDAGALNYPVSADMTNIIRRERRVELAMEGLRTDDIRRWKTAGTVMNGYAHGAKFSSDQGTDNGYIRAQLRKFNAQRDYLWAIPAHDVDLNKNLGQNPGYAK, from the coding sequence ATGAAATTTTTAAAAAAGCTTTTGATCGTATCTGTTGCGGTTGTAGCGGTATCAGGATGTAAAAAACTTGATATTGCACCAACAGATAGGTTCTCTGACCTTACCTTTTGGAAGGTTGACGCGAACGTGTACAACGCCTTATACAACAACTATAGCTTAATATATAACAGCAGTTTATATTTTGATGCCGAGGCTATATCTGATAACGCTTATTCATCATCAGGCGACCTTAATATCATTGCCAGCGGTAATGCCACATCACAAACCGCTAAGTTTGCAGGCGACTGGAACGCTTATTATTCCGCGATAAAATCATGCAATATTTTCCTGAAAAATATCAATTTGAATACCACCCTACCGGCGGCTATAAAAACCAGGCTGGTAGCCGAGACCCGTTTTATCCGCGCTTTTGAGCATTTTAACCTTGCCAAATGGTATGGCGATGTTCCGATTGTTGATCATGATGCAACACCGGAAGAGGCGCAAACAATTTCGCGCTCGCCAAAGGCGGCGGTGGTAAAATTTGTACTTGATGAACTGAACGCTGTGGTTAACGACCTGCCATCAAAAGATGCTTTACCTGCAACTGAAAACGGCCGTATTACCAAGGGCGCGGCGTTAGCCTTACAGGCAAGGGTATTATTGTACCAGGGCGACCGTATGGCTGATGTAGTAGTCATTTGCGAAAAACTAATGAACAACCAGACCACTTATGGTACTTATGCTTTAGCCCCCAGCTACAGCGCATTGTTTAGCGACCCAACGGTAAATAAAACCAGCAACGAGGTGATCCTGTCGGTACAATATGTGCCAACTACCCGCACCTGGCAAAACTTCTGGGATTTTGCACCGCGTACAGTTGGTGGCCGCGTAAGCAGCATGTCGCCAACGCAGGAGCTTGTGGATGATTATATTATGCTGAATGGTAAAGATATCAAAGAAACAGGCTCTGGCTATGCAGAAAACAACCCTTATGTTAACCGTGACCCGCGTTTAACCGCTACCGTTGTTTATGACAAATATGTATGGGTAAACCCTAATAACTCTACAAAAACTATTTATATAAAACCGGGAACCGACCCTGTACAGCCGGGTTTGGATGAGTATAGTGCGGGTTCGCAGGCGGCTTCGCCAACTGCTTATTACTGGCGTAAATATTTCGATCCAAGCGCATTAGCGAATTTTGTATCGGGAAATAACTTACACTTGTTTAGGTATGCCGAGATCTTGCTTGATTATGCCGAAGCTAAACAAAGTCTTGGCCAGATGGACGCTACCGTATGGAACAAAACCATTGGTGCATTACGTGCAAGAGCTGGTTTTACAGACGCAGGCGCATTAAACTATCCGGTTTCTGCCGATATGACTAACATCATCAGGCGTGAAAGAAGGGTTGAACTTGCTATGGAAGGCTTGCGGACAGATGATATCCGCAGGTGGAAAACAGCCGGAACCGTGATGAATGGTTACGCGCATGGTGCCAAATTCTCATCAGACCAGGGCACAGATAATGGATACATCCGGGCACAGTTACGCAAGTTTAACGCTCAACGCGATTACCTGTGGGCTATACCTGCACACGATGTTGATTTGAACAAAAATCTTGGACAAAATCCAGGGTATGCCAAATAG